The nucleotide sequence GGGAGCGGGTGGACGGGATTCTCCAGCGCGCGGCGGGGCGCACCGACCCGGTGCCCGCGGCGGACAGGCTCGTCACGGAACCCGGCGCCCGCTACATCGATTTCCTCGTGCCGGGACTGCTCGGGATGAACCTGATGGGCGGCGGGCTTTGGGGAATCGGGTGGGTGATCGTCGAGGACCGGATCCGCAAGCTCCTCAAACTGCAGCTGGCCACTCCCATGCGGAAACGGGACTTCCTCCTGGCGCACGTGCTGTCGAGAATGGTCTTCCTCCCGCTGGAGGTCGTCCCCCTTCTGTTTCTCTCCTGGCTCTTCTTCGGCGTGTCCACGGCCGGATCGGCCTTCTCCCTGGCGGTGACCGCGACGGCCGGGGCGCTCTCCTTCGCGGGCCTCGGGACGCTCCTTGCGAGCCGCGCCCGGACGACCGCGGCGATCTCGGGACTGATCAACCTCGCCACCTTCCCGATGATCGTCCTCTCGGGGGTCTTCTTCTCCGTCAGCCGGTTTCCCGACTCCCTCCGGCCGCTGATCCGTGCCCTGCCTCTCACCGCCCTGATCGACGCGCTCCGGGGAATCATGACCGACGGGGCGCACCTCGCCGCGCTTTGGCCCCAGTTCCTGGTGATGGGCCTGTGGGGGACCCTGTCCTTCGTTGTCGCCCTGTGGATTTTCCGGTGGACGTAGTGCCGGCCTCTTTCCGCCCCTGCCGCCTTTCCTAAAACAGGTAGATCCGGAAAATCGCGAGGACCGCCCCCACCAGCGCCCCGACGATGGCCCCGTTCAAACGGATATACTGGAGGTCCGAACCCACCTTCGATTCGATCTGGGCCGCAAGGTCGATGTCGCGCAGCTTCTCCAGGCTCCCACGGACCATATCCCCGATGTAGGCATGGCGCTTCCGGACGAGCTCCACGGCCGTTTCGCGGACCCATGCGTCCAGTTTTTCCTGCGCGTCTGCGTCCCGGGCGAACTCCGAAAGCCTCTCGTTGAGGAATCTGCGCATCAGCGACGCGAGGTCCGAATCGGGGTGGTCGAGCTGCGCCAGAGCCGTCGCCCGGAACTGCCCAAGGACCTTCCGGATGACCTCCACCGCGTCGGTGTTCTCGACCAGCCGGGCCCGCAGGGTGTTCACCGTGGAAACCGCCTCGGGGTCGCCCGAGGAAAGGGCTCGCGCGAAATCGAGCAGCATGGCGTCCAGATTCTGCCGGATCGGGTGACCGGGGTTCCCCCTCGCCTCCTGCACGAAGACCGAAAGGTTGTCGAGAAGGGCCCGGGCGACCGTCCGGTCGTCCAGGAGGTCCACCGCCTCGGCGATATTGAGAACCACCTTCCTGTGGAGACCGCCCTCCTTGTAGGCGTCAAGCGCCTGCCGGGAAAGCCTCCGGAACAGGCCCTCGATCTCCGGGTCCCCGAGGGAACGGGTCAGGGATTTGAGCAGGAGGTCCCACACGGCGTCGTGGTCCCTCCGGGCGATCGCCTGCTCCATCCAGACTCCCAGGGGTCCCGCCAGGTCGATCCCCTTCACCTGGTCCTGAAGCGTCCGGGAAAGAAAGCCCGCGATCTCCGGCCCGTCCAGTCCTTCGACGATTTTCCCCAGCAGGTCTCGCAGCACCACGAGCAGCTTCTCCCGCCGGGACCCGTCCCCCAGGTATTCCAGGAGGGCCCGGGAGGCGGAAAACCGACCGAGGTGCTCCTCGATGACCGCGGGGGAGAGCCAGCGGTTCTGCACCATGTCCGCGATGCCGTCGACGATCCGGGCGCGGTTCTTGACGATGATGTTGGTGTGCCGCCGGATCAGCGGGATCCGGACTTCGCGAAACAGGGCCGTCACCGCGAACCAGTCGGCCACCCCGCCGATCGTCCCGGCCTCGAAGGCCGACGCCGCAATGACCCAGAACGGGCCACGGACCCACTCCTGGTGAAGCGAAAGCGTAAGGACCGTGAACCCGGTCACCGCGATCCCTAAAGATACGGGTCCAAGACGCCTGCCGGTACGAATGCTTTCCTCCCCTGCTTGTTCCGCTGCGCCTGCGACAGGACCGGTCTACAGCAGGCCCTTCACGGCGCCAAGGACGGCGGCGTAGTCGGGCTCCTTGGCCACCTCCCCCACGTGCTGGACGTACCGGACCACGTCCTTGCCGTCCACGACGAAGATGGACCGGGACAGAAGCTTCAGTTCCTTGATCAGCACCCCGTAGGCGGAGGCGAAGGAGCGATCCTGGTAGTCGGACAGCGTCTTCACCTTGTCCACGCCCGCCGCGGCGCACCACCGTTTCTGGGCGAAGGGGAGATCGAGGCTGATGGTCAGCACGACCACGTTCCCCGGCAGTTTCGCCGCCTCCTGGTTGAACCGGCGGGTCTCCGTGTCGCACGTCGGCGTGTCCAGCGAGGGAACGGCGCTGATCACCTTCACCTTCCCCCGGAAGTCCCTCAGGGTCACCGGCGCAAGCGCGGTGTCCACCACCCGGAAATCGGGCGCCTTGTCCCCCACCCGGATCTCCGGCCCGAGAAGCGTCATCGGGTTCCCCTTGAACGTTATGACTCCTTTACGCTCCTGCATCGTGTCCTCCTTTTGCAAAGGTACGGTTGCTCCCGGTCGCAACGGCCCGAACCGGAGGCGACGTCACGCCGCCGTGGTTTCCATCTCCTTCGTGTATTTGCCGAACCGGGCGGCGCTGTTGCATCGCGCGCGGTGGTAATAGGCCCGCTGGGCGGCGGGGACGTTTGCC is from Candidatus Deferrimicrobiaceae bacterium and encodes:
- a CDS encoding ABC transporter permease, whose product is MNSPLVHLLLARFRESIRHPETIFWTFVFPILLAFALGIAFRGERPDPAAAAVVDSPGAAEIARTLRADDDVRVDVLPREAADRLLRTGGAAVLVIPGDPLVYRYDPTRPDSRLARERVDGILQRAAGRTDPVPAADRLVTEPGARYIDFLVPGLLGMNLMGGGLWGIGWVIVEDRIRKLLKLQLATPMRKRDFLLAHVLSRMVFLPLEVVPLLFLSWLFFGVSTAGSAFSLAVTATAGALSFAGLGTLLASRARTTAAISGLINLATFPMIVLSGVFFSVSRFPDSLRPLIRALPLTALIDALRGIMTDGAHLAALWPQFLVMGLWGTLSFVVALWIFRWT
- a CDS encoding DUF445 domain-containing protein, producing the protein MTGFTVLTLSLHQEWVRGPFWVIAASAFEAGTIGGVADWFAVTALFREVRIPLIRRHTNIIVKNRARIVDGIADMVQNRWLSPAVIEEHLGRFSASRALLEYLGDGSRREKLLVVLRDLLGKIVEGLDGPEIAGFLSRTLQDQVKGIDLAGPLGVWMEQAIARRDHDAVWDLLLKSLTRSLGDPEIEGLFRRLSRQALDAYKEGGLHRKVVLNIAEAVDLLDDRTVARALLDNLSVFVQEARGNPGHPIRQNLDAMLLDFARALSSGDPEAVSTVNTLRARLVENTDAVEVIRKVLGQFRATALAQLDHPDSDLASLMRRFLNERLSEFARDADAQEKLDAWVRETAVELVRKRHAYIGDMVRGSLEKLRDIDLAAQIESKVGSDLQYIRLNGAIVGALVGAVLAIFRIYLF
- the tpx gene encoding thiol peroxidase encodes the protein MQERKGVITFKGNPMTLLGPEIRVGDKAPDFRVVDTALAPVTLRDFRGKVKVISAVPSLDTPTCDTETRRFNQEAAKLPGNVVVLTISLDLPFAQKRWCAAAGVDKVKTLSDYQDRSFASAYGVLIKELKLLSRSIFVVDGKDVVRYVQHVGEVAKEPDYAAVLGAVKGLL